A single region of the Microcella sp. genome encodes:
- a CDS encoding DUF6458 family protein, with protein MSIGFGIFLFAVGAILAFAVQVSVEWIALTTVGYILMVAGAVMVVIGGVLMARKRSSVTTQRTQLDPANGEQVTRRESIASDPVDDRI; from the coding sequence ATGAGCATTGGATTCGGAATTTTCCTTTTCGCCGTCGGCGCCATCCTCGCCTTCGCGGTGCAGGTCAGCGTCGAGTGGATCGCCCTGACGACCGTGGGGTACATCCTCATGGTGGCCGGAGCGGTCATGGTCGTCATCGGCGGCGTGCTGATGGCCCGCAAGCGCTCGTCGGTCACGACGCAGCGCACGCAGCTCGACCCCGCCAACGGCGAGCAGGTCACGCGCCGCGAGTCGATCGCGTCAGACCCGGTCGACGACCGCATCTGA
- a CDS encoding 3-isopropylmalate dehydrogenase, whose translation MARTLDLAVIGGDGIGPEVTVEALRVLHAAVAGDAEVRETAYDLGAEHYLATGEILDDSTLEALSKHDAILFGAVGGDPRDPRLAGGIIERGLLLRLRFAFDHYVNLRPTLLAPGIASPLSDPGAVDFVVVREGTEGPYVGNGGRFRQGTPHEVATEVSINTAYGVERLVRFAFAQAAARRQKLTLVHKTNVLVHAGALWQSTVDRIAPEFASVTVDYLHVDAATIFLVTDPARFDVIVTDNLFGDILTDLAAAIGGGIGLAASGNLNPDGAFPSMVEPVHGSAPDIAGQQKADPTAAILSVAILLEQQGLMDAAARVRTAVLADLAERGTSPRRTSEVADAILARLA comes from the coding sequence ATGGCTCGCACTCTTGACCTGGCCGTCATCGGCGGAGACGGCATCGGCCCTGAGGTGACCGTCGAAGCGCTGCGCGTGCTGCACGCGGCCGTCGCCGGCGACGCAGAGGTGCGCGAGACCGCCTACGACCTCGGGGCCGAGCACTACCTGGCGACGGGCGAGATTCTCGACGACTCGACGCTCGAAGCCCTCTCGAAGCACGACGCGATCCTGTTCGGCGCCGTCGGCGGAGACCCGCGAGACCCGCGCTTGGCCGGCGGCATCATCGAGCGCGGGCTGCTGCTGAGACTGCGTTTCGCCTTCGACCACTACGTCAACCTGCGCCCGACGCTGCTCGCGCCCGGCATCGCCTCGCCGCTCAGCGACCCAGGAGCCGTCGACTTCGTCGTCGTGCGCGAAGGCACCGAAGGGCCATACGTGGGCAACGGTGGTCGCTTTCGACAGGGCACACCGCACGAGGTCGCGACCGAGGTGTCGATCAACACCGCGTACGGCGTCGAGCGACTCGTGCGCTTCGCCTTCGCGCAGGCCGCCGCGCGTCGGCAGAAGCTCACCCTCGTGCACAAGACCAATGTGCTCGTGCACGCCGGGGCCTTGTGGCAGAGCACCGTCGACCGCATCGCGCCCGAGTTCGCATCCGTCACCGTCGACTACCTGCACGTCGACGCGGCGACCATCTTTCTCGTCACCGACCCCGCGCGGTTCGACGTCATCGTCACCGACAACCTGTTCGGCGACATTCTCACCGACCTCGCGGCGGCGATCGGCGGCGGCATCGGGCTCGCCGCGTCGGGCAACCTGAACCCCGACGGAGCGTTTCCGAGCATGGTCGAGCCGGTGCACGGTTCGGCGCCCGACATCGCCGGTCAGCAGAAAGCAGACCCGACGGCGGCGATTCTGTCGGTGGCGATTCTGCTCGAACAGCAGGGGCTGATGGATGCCGCGGCGCGCGTGCGCACCGCGGTGCTCGCCGACCTCGCCGAGCGGGGCACGTCGCCCCGCCGCACCTCTGAGGTCGCCGACGCCATCCTTGCCCGATTGGCCTGA
- a CDS encoding branched-chain amino acid aminotransferase, whose translation MTTLLPMATRDLDWAVTRNDAARAVDEREAILADPGFGKHFTDHMVDICWSERGGWHRPRVQPYGPISLDPAASVLHYGQEIFEGLKAYRHADGTIWSFRPDANARRMQRSAKRLALPELPEQYFIESLRQLIAVDADWVPSAPETSLYLRPFMFAKEAFLGVRPAHKVAYYLIASPAGAYFHGGVTPVSIWLSTTYARAGKGGTGAAKTGGNYASSLIAQAEAAEHGCQQVLFLDAVEGKYLEELGGMNVVLVYKNGTLVTPQSDSILEGITRDSILQLAEDRGHTVERRRVSIDEWREGVASGDIVEAFACGTAAVVTPIALLKAADFEIGSADAVAGELTMSLREELTDIQYGRRDDPHGWMLRLDD comes from the coding sequence ATGACCACTCTGCTGCCGATGGCCACCCGCGATCTCGACTGGGCCGTGACCCGCAACGACGCCGCACGCGCAGTCGACGAGCGCGAGGCGATTCTCGCCGACCCCGGGTTCGGCAAGCACTTCACCGACCACATGGTCGACATCTGCTGGAGCGAACGGGGCGGGTGGCACCGGCCGCGCGTGCAGCCCTACGGCCCCATCTCGCTCGACCCAGCAGCATCGGTGCTGCACTACGGTCAAGAGATCTTCGAAGGTCTGAAGGCCTACCGGCACGCCGACGGCACGATTTGGTCGTTTCGGCCCGACGCCAACGCTCGGCGCATGCAGCGCTCGGCGAAGCGGCTCGCTCTGCCCGAACTGCCCGAGCAATACTTCATCGAGTCGTTGCGGCAACTGATCGCCGTCGACGCCGACTGGGTGCCGAGCGCACCCGAGACGAGCCTCTACCTGCGGCCGTTCATGTTCGCGAAAGAAGCGTTCTTGGGGGTTCGCCCGGCGCACAAGGTGGCCTACTACCTCATCGCCTCACCCGCCGGCGCATACTTTCACGGCGGCGTCACCCCGGTGTCGATCTGGCTGTCGACCACCTACGCTCGCGCGGGCAAAGGCGGCACAGGGGCGGCCAAGACGGGTGGCAACTATGCCTCGTCACTCATCGCGCAAGCTGAGGCCGCCGAGCACGGCTGCCAGCAGGTGCTGTTTCTCGATGCAGTCGAAGGCAAGTACCTCGAAGAGCTCGGCGGCATGAACGTGGTGCTCGTCTACAAGAACGGCACCCTCGTCACGCCGCAGAGCGACTCGATTCTCGAAGGCATCACGCGCGACTCGATCTTGCAGCTCGCCGAAGACCGCGGTCACACCGTCGAGCGGCGGCGCGTCAGCATCGACGAGTGGCGCGAGGGCGTCGCCTCGGGCGACATCGTCGAAGCTTTCGCGTGCGGCACCGCCGCGGTTGTCACGCCCATCGCGCTGCTCAAAGCCGCCGACTTCGAGATCGGCAGCGCCGACGCCGTCGCGGGCGAGCTGACGATGTCTCTGCGTGAAGAGCTCACCGATATTCAGTACGGCCGCCGCGACGACCCGCACGGCTGGATGCTGCGCTTGGACGACTGA
- the fdxA gene encoding ferredoxin, with protein MTYVIALPCVDLKDRACIDECPVDCIYEGDRMLYIHPDECVDCGACEPVCPVEAIFYEDDLPEKWSDYYTANVEFFSEIGSPGGAAKVGVIAGDHPVVAALPPQAQP; from the coding sequence GTGACCTACGTGATCGCTCTTCCCTGCGTCGACCTCAAAGATCGCGCCTGCATCGATGAATGCCCCGTCGACTGCATCTACGAGGGCGACCGCATGCTCTACATTCACCCCGACGAGTGCGTCGACTGCGGTGCGTGCGAGCCGGTCTGCCCCGTCGAGGCGATCTTCTACGAAGACGATCTGCCCGAGAAGTGGTCTGATTACTACACCGCGAATGTCGAATTCTTCAGCGAGATCGGGTCGCCGGGCGGCGCCGCGAAGGTCGGCGTCATCGCCGGCGATCACCCGGTCGTCGCCGCGCTACCGCCGCAAGCTCAGCCGTAA
- the dapE gene encoding succinyl-diaminopimelate desuccinylase, which translates to MVDIASVSGDERMLADTIERTLTAHAPHLEVLRDGDAIVARTHLGRAQRVIIAGHIDTVPINDNLPSRLEGDALTGTLHGRGTVDMKGGCAIMLALAVELTAPLHDVTWVWYDHEEVEASLNGLGRLARTRPELLEADFAILGEPSNAGIEGGCNGTIRVELRAAGRRAHSARAWMGVNAIHGLAPALELLAGFEPATIEVDGLAYREGLNAVGVRGGVAGNVIPDEAVLTVNYRFAPDKTVAEAEQRLRELFGGVAPELTVTVTDASGGARPGLDAALAQHFVAAVGATPAPKYGWTDVARFAELGIPAVNYGPGDPSLAHTDDERVPVEQILACERGLRAWLSGS; encoded by the coding sequence ATGGTCGACATCGCGAGCGTCAGTGGCGATGAACGGATGCTCGCCGACACGATCGAGCGCACCCTCACGGCGCACGCCCCGCACCTCGAGGTGCTGCGCGACGGCGACGCGATCGTGGCCCGCACGCATCTCGGCCGCGCCCAACGGGTCATCATCGCCGGGCACATCGACACCGTGCCCATCAACGACAACCTGCCGAGCCGGCTCGAGGGCGACGCGCTCACGGGCACCCTGCACGGCCGCGGCACCGTCGACATGAAGGGCGGCTGCGCGATCATGCTCGCGCTCGCCGTCGAGCTCACCGCGCCGCTGCACGACGTCACGTGGGTCTGGTACGACCACGAAGAGGTCGAGGCGAGCCTCAACGGCCTGGGCCGGCTCGCTCGCACGCGCCCCGAGCTGCTTGAGGCCGACTTCGCCATCTTGGGTGAACCGTCGAACGCGGGCATCGAGGGCGGGTGCAATGGCACGATCAGGGTCGAGCTGCGCGCCGCCGGCCGTCGAGCGCATTCGGCCCGCGCCTGGATGGGCGTCAACGCCATCCACGGCCTCGCCCCCGCGCTCGAGCTGCTCGCGGGCTTCGAGCCCGCGACGATCGAGGTCGACGGGCTCGCCTACCGAGAGGGCCTCAACGCCGTCGGAGTGCGCGGGGGAGTCGCGGGCAATGTCATCCCCGACGAGGCCGTGCTCACCGTCAACTATCGCTTCGCTCCAGACAAGACCGTCGCCGAGGCCGAGCAGCGGCTGCGCGAACTGTTCGGCGGCGTCGCGCCCGAGCTGACGGTGACGGTCACCGACGCCTCCGGCGGGGCGCGCCCCGGTCTGGATGCTGCGCTCGCGCAGCACTTCGTGGCAGCCGTCGGCGCCACCCCGGCCCCGAAGTACGGCTGGACAGATGTTGCCCGCTTCGCCGAGCTCGGCATCCCGGCCGTCAACTACGGCCCAGGCGACCCCTCGCTCGCCCACACCGATGACGAGCGCGTGCCGGTCGAGCAGATTCTCGCCTGTGAGCGCGGGCTGCGGGCGTGGCTGAGCGGGTCGTGA
- the serA gene encoding phosphoglycerate dehydrogenase → MTKPVVLIAEVLSPATVDALGPDFEIRHVDGTDRPALLAALADAHAVLIRSATQMDAEAIAASKTLKVIARAGVGLDNVDVPAATSAGVMVVNAPTSNIISAAELAIAHLLSLARFIPDANSSMKAGEWKRSKYTGVELYEKTVGVVGLGRIGVLVAQRLAAFGVELIAFDPYVPPARAQQLGVELVSLDELMRRSDFITIHIPKTPETTNLIGEAQFALAKPTLRIVNASRGGIIDEDALRDALANGTIAGAGLDVFVNEPPTGSPLLDLPTIQLTPHLGASTDEAQEKAGVSVARSVRLALDGELVPDAVNVAGGVIDPSVRPGIPLMEKLGQVFAALADASFASVDVEVRGEIVEHDVNVLKLAALKGIFSRISSEQVSYVNAPLLAEQRGVAVRLLTDAESPEYRNLLTIRGALSDGTQLSVSGTLVGAKQVQKIVEINGYDVEVPMAEHFIVMLYTDRPGIVAIYGKEFGEANINIAGMQIARHTAGGQALSVLTVDSRVPDELLERLREAIDASVLREITIIEQ, encoded by the coding sequence GTGACCAAACCGGTTGTACTCATCGCCGAAGTGCTGTCTCCTGCCACCGTCGACGCCCTCGGGCCCGACTTCGAGATTCGGCACGTCGACGGCACCGATCGCCCCGCCCTGCTCGCGGCGCTCGCCGACGCTCACGCGGTGCTGATCCGTTCGGCGACGCAGATGGATGCTGAGGCCATCGCCGCATCGAAGACTCTCAAGGTGATCGCGCGCGCGGGCGTGGGTCTCGACAACGTCGACGTGCCCGCCGCGACCAGTGCGGGCGTCATGGTCGTCAACGCTCCGACGAGCAACATCATCAGCGCAGCCGAGCTGGCGATCGCGCACCTGCTGTCGCTCGCGCGATTCATTCCAGACGCGAACTCGTCGATGAAGGCGGGGGAGTGGAAGCGCTCGAAGTACACCGGCGTCGAGCTCTACGAGAAGACGGTCGGCGTCGTCGGGCTGGGCCGCATCGGCGTGCTCGTCGCGCAGCGGCTCGCCGCGTTCGGTGTCGAGCTCATCGCCTTCGACCCCTACGTGCCCCCGGCCCGCGCGCAGCAGCTCGGTGTCGAACTCGTGTCGCTCGATGAGCTCATGCGGCGCAGCGACTTCATCACCATCCACATTCCGAAGACGCCAGAGACGACGAACCTCATCGGCGAGGCCCAGTTCGCGCTCGCGAAGCCGACGCTGCGCATCGTCAACGCGAGCCGCGGCGGCATCATCGATGAGGATGCCCTCCGTGACGCCCTCGCGAACGGCACCATCGCCGGCGCCGGTCTCGACGTGTTCGTCAACGAGCCGCCGACGGGTTCGCCCCTGCTCGACCTTCCGACCATCCAGCTCACCCCCCACCTGGGCGCGTCGACTGACGAGGCGCAAGAGAAGGCTGGCGTGTCGGTGGCGCGGTCGGTGCGCCTCGCGCTCGACGGCGAGCTCGTGCCCGACGCGGTCAACGTGGCGGGAGGTGTGATCGACCCGAGCGTGCGGCCGGGTATTCCCCTCATGGAGAAGCTGGGCCAGGTGTTCGCGGCGCTCGCCGATGCGTCGTTCGCGAGCGTCGATGTCGAGGTGCGCGGCGAGATCGTCGAGCACGACGTCAACGTGCTCAAGCTCGCGGCCCTCAAGGGAATCTTCAGTCGCATCTCGAGCGAGCAGGTGAGCTACGTGAACGCTCCGCTCTTGGCCGAGCAGCGCGGTGTGGCCGTGCGCCTGCTCACCGATGCCGAGAGCCCCGAATATCGCAACCTGTTGACCATTCGGGGTGCGCTGAGCGACGGCACGCAACTGTCGGTGAGCGGCACCCTCGTCGGCGCGAAGCAAGTGCAGAAGATCGTCGAGATCAACGGCTATGACGTCGAGGTTCCGATGGCCGAGCACTTCATCGTCATGCTCTACACCGACCGCCCCGGCATCGTGGCGATCTACGGCAAAGAGTTCGGCGAGGCGAACATCAACATCGCGGGCATGCAGATCGCCCGCCACACGGCCGGTGGCCAGGCGCTGAGCGTGCTGACCGTCGATTCGCGCGTGCCCGACGAGCTGCTCGAGCGACTGCGCGAGGCGATCGACGCGAGTGTGCTGCGCGAGATCACGATCATCGAGCAGTAG
- the dapD gene encoding 2,3,4,5-tetrahydropyridine-2,6-dicarboxylate N-succinyltransferase: MPTPDTDAAATHAWGYGLVTVRDSDGEVLDTWFPSPELGTLPKGRDPYIVPAEIEHLQGDDARRGVRREARTVSIELDAAPQSTPDAYLRLHLLSHRLVRPNTINLDGIFGHLPIVTWTTAGPVHPDDFDARRPALQQAGISALGVDKFPRLLDYVTPPRVRIADASRVRLGAYVSPGTTVMHEGFINFNAGTLGASMVEGRISQGVVVGDGSDIGGGASIMGTLSGGGTQRVAIGERALLGANSGIGISIGDDSVVEAGLYVTAGQKVVLRDGTVGADGQPRIVKAVELSGVPGLLFRRSSLTGAVEVLPRTGAGVQLNQALHA, encoded by the coding sequence ATGCCGACCCCCGACACCGACGCCGCCGCCACGCACGCCTGGGGCTACGGCCTCGTCACCGTGCGCGACTCAGACGGCGAGGTGCTCGACACCTGGTTTCCGTCGCCCGAGCTCGGCACGCTGCCGAAGGGACGCGACCCCTACATCGTTCCCGCCGAGATCGAGCACCTGCAGGGCGACGACGCGCGACGCGGCGTGCGACGCGAGGCCCGCACCGTCTCGATCGAGCTGGATGCTGCGCCGCAGTCGACCCCCGACGCCTACCTGCGCCTGCATCTGCTCTCGCACCGACTCGTGCGCCCCAACACGATCAACCTCGACGGCATCTTCGGCCACCTGCCCATCGTCACGTGGACGACGGCGGGGCCCGTGCACCCCGACGACTTCGACGCGCGCCGGCCCGCGCTGCAGCAGGCGGGCATCTCGGCGCTCGGGGTCGACAAGTTTCCGCGACTGCTCGACTACGTCACGCCGCCGCGCGTGCGCATCGCCGACGCCTCGCGGGTGCGCCTCGGCGCCTACGTCTCGCCCGGCACCACCGTCATGCACGAAGGCTTCATCAACTTCAACGCCGGAACCCTCGGCGCCTCGATGGTCGAAGGCCGCATCAGCCAGGGCGTCGTCGTCGGCGACGGCAGCGACATCGGCGGCGGAGCCTCGATCATGGGCACGCTCTCGGGCGGCGGCACGCAGCGGGTGGCGATCGGCGAGCGCGCGCTGCTCGGCGCCAACAGCGGCATCGGCATCTCGATCGGCGACGACTCTGTGGTCGAGGCGGGGCTCTACGTGACCGCCGGGCAGAAGGTCGTGCTGCGCGACGGCACCGTCGGCGCCGACGGGCAGCCGCGCATCGTCAAGGCCGTCGAGCTGTCGGGAGTGCCAGGGCTGCTGTTTCGCCGCAGCTCGCTCACGGGAGCCGTCGAGGTGCTGCCCCGCACGGGCGCGGGCGTGCAGCTCAACCAGGCGCTGCACGCGTAG
- a CDS encoding citrate synthase has translation MSDGEHKATLHYPGGTAEFPILNSVEGASSIDVSSLTRQTGLTALDYGYVNTASTKSAITYIDGDNGVLRYRGYPIEQIAAHSTFLEVAWLLIYGELPSASELEAFDSRVRRHTLLHEDLKRFFDSLSHQAHPMSVLSSGVSALSTYYGDSLDPHDPEQVEISTIRLLAKLPVIAAYAHKKSIGQAFLYPDNSLGFVENFLRLNFGIQAEPYEVNPVLTRALDRLLILHEDHEQNASTSTVRLVGSTGANMFASISAGINALSGPLHGGANEAVLAMLARIRDSGESVERFVERVKNKEDGIKLMGFGHRVYKSYDPRAKLVKESVDAVLTDLGATDPLLQIARELEAIALADDYFVERKLYPNVDFYTGVIYKAMGFPTRMFTVLFAIGRLPGWIAHWREMNTDPQTKIGRPQQLYTGSPAREWPER, from the coding sequence GTGAGCGACGGCGAGCACAAGGCCACTCTGCACTACCCCGGCGGCACCGCCGAGTTTCCGATTCTGAACAGCGTCGAGGGCGCGTCGAGCATCGACGTTTCGAGCCTCACGCGTCAGACCGGGCTCACGGCTCTCGACTATGGCTACGTCAACACAGCCTCGACGAAGAGTGCGATCACCTACATCGATGGCGACAACGGCGTGCTGCGATACCGCGGCTACCCGATCGAGCAGATCGCGGCGCACTCGACCTTTCTCGAAGTGGCGTGGCTGCTGATCTACGGTGAGTTGCCGAGCGCGAGCGAGCTCGAAGCCTTCGACTCGCGCGTGCGCCGACACACCCTGCTGCACGAAGATCTCAAGCGCTTCTTCGACTCGCTCTCGCACCAGGCTCACCCGATGTCGGTGCTGTCGAGCGGCGTCAGCGCGCTCTCGACCTACTACGGCGACTCGCTCGACCCGCACGACCCCGAGCAGGTCGAGATCTCGACCATCCGACTGCTCGCGAAGCTGCCCGTCATCGCCGCCTACGCGCACAAGAAGTCGATCGGGCAGGCCTTTCTCTACCCAGACAACTCGCTCGGCTTCGTCGAGAACTTCTTGCGCCTCAACTTCGGCATTCAGGCCGAGCCATACGAGGTCAACCCCGTGCTCACGCGCGCGCTCGACCGGCTGCTGATTCTGCACGAAGACCACGAGCAGAACGCCTCGACCTCGACGGTGCGGCTCGTCGGCTCGACCGGCGCGAACATGTTCGCCTCGATCTCGGCCGGCATCAACGCGCTGTCTGGCCCCCTGCACGGCGGAGCCAATGAGGCGGTGCTGGCGATGCTCGCCCGCATTCGCGATTCGGGTGAGAGCGTCGAGCGCTTCGTCGAGCGCGTCAAGAACAAAGAAGACGGCATCAAGCTCATGGGATTCGGTCACCGCGTCTACAAGAGCTACGACCCGCGTGCCAAGCTCGTCAAAGAGAGCGTGGATGCTGTGCTCACCGACCTCGGAGCCACCGACCCGCTGCTGCAGATCGCGCGCGAGCTCGAGGCCATCGCTCTCGCCGACGACTACTTCGTCGAGCGCAAGCTCTACCCGAACGTCGACTTCTACACGGGCGTCATCTACAAGGCCATGGGTTTTCCGACCCGCATGTTCACCGTGCTGTTCGCCATCGGGCGGCTGCCCGGCTGGATCGCCCACTGGCGTGAGATGAACACTGATCCGCAGACGAAGATCGGTCGGCCGCAGCAGCTCTACACCGGCTCGCCCGCGCGCGAGTGGCCTGAGCGCTGA
- the dapC gene encoding succinyldiaminopimelate transaminase yields the protein MSLALPDFPWDSLAGHAQRAREHADGIVDLSVGSPVDATPEVVRQALVAATDAHAYPTTSGTLALREAIVDWYARRRGVTGLSPDAVLPTIGSKELVALMPLLLGLGPGDTVVHPRTAYPTYAVGAAIARATAIASDHPDEWPASTRLVWLNSPGNPTGAVLAVDALRAAVARARELGAVIVNDECYVELGWRAPYDVEPVPSILDPRVIGGDATGVISVYSLSKQSNLAGYRAAFLAGDEAIVRRVLDVRKHAGLMPPAPVQAAMIAALGDERHVAEQREVYRARRTVLAAALESAGVRIDHSEAGLYLWASRDEPSLDTISSLADLGILAAPGTFYEGEHSRHVRFALTATDERIAAAAQRLAHFSKH from the coding sequence ATGAGTCTCGCATTGCCAGACTTTCCGTGGGACTCGCTCGCGGGCCACGCTCAGCGAGCGCGCGAGCACGCTGACGGCATCGTTGACCTCTCGGTGGGCTCACCCGTCGACGCGACCCCTGAGGTGGTGCGGCAGGCGCTCGTCGCGGCCACCGACGCGCACGCCTACCCGACCACGTCGGGCACCCTCGCCCTGCGCGAGGCGATCGTCGACTGGTACGCGCGGCGACGCGGCGTGACAGGGCTGTCACCGGATGCTGTGCTGCCCACCATCGGATCAAAAGAGCTCGTCGCCCTCATGCCCCTGTTGCTCGGCCTCGGGCCGGGCGACACCGTCGTGCACCCCCGCACCGCCTACCCGACCTACGCCGTCGGGGCGGCGATCGCCCGGGCGACCGCTATCGCCTCGGATCACCCCGACGAGTGGCCAGCCTCGACTCGCCTCGTGTGGCTCAACAGCCCGGGCAACCCGACGGGTGCGGTGCTCGCCGTCGACGCGCTGAGGGCCGCGGTGGCCCGAGCCCGCGAGCTCGGCGCGGTCATCGTCAACGACGAGTGCTATGTCGAGCTCGGCTGGCGTGCTCCGTACGACGTCGAGCCCGTGCCGAGCATCCTCGACCCCCGCGTCATCGGCGGCGACGCGACGGGCGTGATCAGCGTCTACTCGCTCAGCAAGCAATCGAATCTCGCCGGTTATCGGGCGGCGTTTCTCGCCGGAGACGAGGCCATCGTGCGTCGCGTGCTCGACGTGCGCAAGCACGCCGGCCTCATGCCGCCCGCGCCCGTACAAGCGGCCATGATCGCGGCGCTCGGCGACGAACGCCACGTGGCCGAGCAGCGCGAGGTCTATCGTGCGCGTCGCACGGTGCTCGCCGCAGCGCTCGAGTCGGCGGGTGTTCGCATCGACCACTCTGAGGCGGGCCTGTATCTCTGGGCGAGTCGAGACGAGCCGTCACTCGACACGATCTCGAGCCTCGCCGACCTCGGCATTCTCGCGGCACCCGGCACGTTCTACGAGGGTGAGCATTCTCGCCACGTGCGTTTTGCGCTCACCGCGACCGATGAGCGCATCGCCGCCGCCGCCCAGCGCTTAGCGCATTTCTCCAAGCACTGA
- the ilvN gene encoding acetolactate synthase small subunit: protein MTYHVLSLLVEDKPGLLTRVAGLFARRGFNIRSLAVGTTEIEGLSRITVVVEVEGLPLEQITKQLNKLINVLKIVELDPSSSVQREHLLIKVRVDNSTRSQILEATNLFRARVVDVATDSLVIEVTGDTSKVEALLRVLEPYGIKEIAQSGLLAIGRGSKSISERVLKN, encoded by the coding sequence ATGACCTACCACGTGCTCTCACTGCTCGTTGAGGACAAACCGGGTCTGCTGACCCGGGTGGCCGGACTCTTCGCCCGACGCGGATTCAACATCCGCTCGCTGGCCGTCGGCACGACCGAGATCGAAGGCCTCTCGCGCATCACCGTCGTCGTCGAGGTCGAAGGCCTGCCGCTCGAGCAGATCACCAAGCAGCTCAACAAGCTCATCAACGTGCTCAAGATCGTCGAGCTCGACCCCTCGTCGTCGGTGCAGCGCGAGCACCTGCTCATCAAGGTGCGCGTCGACAACTCGACGAGGTCGCAGATTCTCGAAGCGACCAACCTCTTCCGTGCGCGCGTCGTCGACGTCGCCACCGACTCGCTCGTCATCGAGGTCACGGGCGACACCTCGAAGGTCGAAGCGCTGCTGCGCGTGCTCGAGCCCTACGGCATCAAAGAGATCGCGCAATCTGGCCTGCTCGCCATCGGTCGAGGCTCGAAGAGCATCAGCGAGCGCGTGCTCAAGAACTAG
- the ilvC gene encoding ketol-acid reductoisomerase yields MTEIYYDNDADLALIQSKKVAIVGYGSQGHAHAQNLRDSGVEVSIALKAGSKSIQKASDDGFSVMTVADAADWADVIMILAPDQHQRSIFAESIKDKLTAGKTLAFAHGFNIRFGYIEAPEGVDVILVAPKAPGHTVRREFVAGRGIPDIIAVENDATGTAWDLALSYAKAIGGTRAGVIKTTFTEETETDLFGEQAVLCGGTSQLVQYGFEVLTEAGYQPEIAYFEVLHELKLIVDLMWEGGIAKQRWSVSDTAEYGDYVSGPRVLDASVKENMKAVLADIQSGAFAKRFIDDQDAGAPEFKELRAKGEQHPIEETGRKLRALFSWKQQDADYVDGSAAR; encoded by the coding sequence GTGACCGAGATCTACTACGACAACGACGCCGACCTGGCGCTCATCCAGAGCAAGAAGGTCGCCATCGTGGGCTACGGCTCGCAGGGCCACGCGCACGCCCAGAACCTGCGCGACAGCGGCGTCGAGGTGAGCATCGCCCTCAAGGCCGGCTCGAAGTCGATTCAGAAGGCGAGCGACGACGGCTTCAGCGTCATGACGGTGGCCGACGCCGCCGACTGGGCAGACGTCATCATGATTCTCGCGCCCGACCAGCACCAGCGCTCGATCTTCGCCGAGAGCATCAAAGACAAGCTCACCGCGGGCAAGACGCTCGCCTTCGCGCACGGCTTCAACATTCGCTTCGGCTACATCGAGGCACCCGAGGGCGTCGACGTCATCCTCGTCGCGCCCAAGGCTCCCGGCCACACGGTGCGCCGCGAGTTCGTCGCGGGCCGCGGAATTCCCGACATCATCGCCGTCGAGAACGACGCCACCGGCACGGCATGGGATCTCGCCCTGTCATACGCCAAGGCCATCGGCGGCACGCGCGCCGGCGTCATCAAGACCACGTTCACCGAAGAGACCGAGACCGACCTGTTCGGCGAGCAGGCGGTGCTCTGCGGGGGAACCTCGCAGCTCGTGCAGTATGGCTTCGAGGTGCTCACCGAGGCCGGCTACCAGCCCGAGATCGCCTACTTCGAGGTGCTGCACGAGCTCAAGCTCATCGTCGACCTCATGTGGGAGGGCGGCATCGCCAAGCAGCGCTGGAGCGTCAGCGACACCGCCGAGTACGGCGACTACGTCTCGGGCCCCCGCGTGCTCGACGCGAGTGTGAAAGAGAACATGAAGGCCGTGCTCGCCGACATCCAGTCGGGAGCCTTCGCGAAGCGCTTCATCGACGACCAAGACGCCGGAGCCCCCGAGTTCAAGGAGCTTCGCGCGAAGGGCGAGCAGCACCCCATCGAAGAGACCGGCCGCAAGCTGCGCGCACTCTTCTCGTGGAAGCAGCAAGACGCCGACTACGTCGACGGCAGCGCTGCGCGCTGA